The nucleotide sequence TTAGCCCTCTCCTCTACTCCCCAATAAAACACCCTTTCTAGGACTCCTTTGCTTTCTTAGCTCCTTCAACTTTGGAAAAGCCCTTCTTATACCTTGTCCTCACCTTTCAGTAGCTTTTCTGCCAAATCCAACATGGCAGCTGAGCTGTCCACACACATATATTCACGTAGGCTCTGGCCCCAAGTACTATGAGCAGCCCTAAGATGGCAAAATATAAATCGCCAATTCTCATGACAATGAGTCATCCCTACAAGAGACCACTCCACCTCCAACCCCACCCCTGCTGAAACAGAGTGTTATGTTAAAATAGTTGGAAAAACTAACAATTTTCGTTTAtaactccttaaaaaaaaaaaggcagactgAAAAAACTACTTGTAGGCAAAAAATTTTGATGATATGTAAAACCTACACCCTAGActaaattcttttccttttttatctttctaAACATGCGTCTTTTTTACTTGACATTTCTTTTAAGCTCTGGCCCTAATCCATAATCTTACGCCTTGCCTAACATGAGGCAAGAAACATTCTAGTTCCCAACTTTCCTATTCTCCCTCTGGTTCCACAGTGTCTTGATACTGAAGTGGTGTAGGCATGGCTCTCCAGAGCTAGAATTGACAGAGAAAGATACTCACCAGGTGACAGAACCAGTACCCGAACCAAAGTCCATCAAGGTTTGTGGTTGGAACTCTGGAATTCGGGCCCGGATCTGAAGAAATATATAACACCCCACATTAGGGTAAATAGACACTTATTTAGAGCCTTGGTGAATATGAATTAGGGGACTACGATAGAGGAGATGCGACGTGAACGTGTTTTGAGATTCAATGTAAATACTTTATAGGATAGGAAGCTCCTAAAAGAGTGATTCTAAATCTTTCTTGGGTCACAAATCTTTTCAGAGGATAAAGAGGGcctctttaaagaaagaaatggacatGCAATGTCCCAAGAATCCTATCCCAGGAGACTACTTTATGAATCACGGAACTGATGGTAAAAGGGTTCAGGTTGAAGTTGAGGGACTTTCACCTCATGGAATGCCCTGGAGACTGCTGCAAAGCCACCATCCAGTCTTGCTGCCATGTACACCAGGCTCAGTCCCTCATTGTAGCTGCCAGGAAAATCAGAGAGTCATACCCACTGGAAAATAACTATCTATCCCATAGCTATCTTCTAGACTTTTAGGAAACGAAATCTTTGGAAAGGGCTCTTCCAATTCAACACTTTCACTCCTCAACAGAGAAGATTCTTGGGGAGCCTTACAAACCAGACAGCTTTTTCAAACACTAAACTGTGTAACTGTACTTCCCCAACTCTCCTTCTGAAGtcaaacttttctttcttctacagCCCTTCTAGTCCCCCTTACCTCAGTTCTCGCCAGTGGTAGGTAGTTCTGCGCAGGGCATGCAGCACTGCTCCACAAAGTTTCTCCTCTGTCTGAGATGAGTCTGGGGTGAGAACAAGGACTGGAAGTGAGGACCTAGGAAGAACAGGGCTCAGATCCAGTATCTGAATATACTGCCTGCCCAttcctccccaactcccaccAGGGAAAGCCTCAAAGCTTAGGAGAGAAGCCAAACCTAGAGAAAAAGTTCAGGTAAGAATAACGATGACTACCACCACCAACAGATTGCATCAGATAGTATTTTACCTCTACCAGCAGTTTATTCAACTCCATCAACCCTATCCCACAGGTTTTGTTCTTTATTCAAGGGAAGTATGGtaaagaatcaaaggattggatAAGGACAATATATTGTGGATTTCCTCCTTTCTCCCACACTTAAGATTGTGATGTCTCCAATGTTCCTATAGGGAGGAAAGGGGCTTGAAAATCTTAAGCCTCATGACCGTGTTCAGTTCAGTACTATTTtatctactgagcacctactatgaacCAGGCACTGTGGGAAGTGCAGGGAATACAAGACGAAGAAAAAGTAGGTCTGTAATATGCAGGAGCTCACAATCATGAAAATAACTTGACAAATTATACTTAGTATTCTCCTATCCCTGAAGAGGGTTCCAGTACTGGACAGGGAGCCAAACAGGGACTttatttcacttgaataaaaacttAGACGGTCCTAATCCAGCGGACTTGGAGGACACAAATAAACATCTAGATTTCAACAGGATACTGAAGCACTCGCTGACCTTTACCAAAGCCCCAAGGGCAATCTCTGAAATAATCTTTCTTCTCTTGATAAGACGTCATTGTAATAACTGCTCTGGCCAGAAAGTCAAGCAAGAAAACGCAGTATCTATTTGAGAGACGGTAATATTATTTCTTGCTCTTCACTTCTCACCGATATTTCAATTTGGCCTCTTTATTCTTAAGCCCTACCTGggttttccaagaattttttctCAAGATGTACAGCCCGTCTTTGCAACTCCTCTGGCTCTATAGGTAAATGCCGGCTCCAGAGATAATTGGTCAGTGCTTGCACCTGCTTCTCCACATTGGGCATAGACCTCTCTACGGGCGAAAGATGAAAAGCGGCATCACTCGCGGGCAGCCCCAGTCTCCGCCTCTTCTCGAGCCTCCCTTTCCACCGTCACTCACCGAGCAGCAGTAACTGCGCGGCGTCAGCCAGGGCTTGCGGCAGCCGCACGCGCGGCAGCTGCAGGATGCCAGGGTGCCGGCGATGGGGCCTCTTCCCCAGAAAATCGGACTTGTTATCCACCTGGGATACGCCGGGCACGAGGGCGGCGAGAGCCTGCAGCCCGGGAAAAGAAAGCTGACTGCGAGGGGCAGAAGGCAAGGTTCTGGGCGTTCGCTTAGAGAGGAGCTGCCGAGAGCGCCTCCCAGAGATCCAGCGTCCCTCCGAGAACAGGGAAAAGCAGGCACTCACGCGAGACTGGGGAAGTACTCCAAGGCCGCGGCGCCATCTGCCTAATGTCTGCAGATACTTCAGTTCCAACGCGGTCGCCATGGCTCCCGAGGCGACCCGGAAACGGAAATGTAGGTGCCTGTGACCCTCGCGGGGACCATGCCCTGCGGAACAGCGGCACCGGGCAGTATTAGCCAATGAAGAGAGCCAGTGCTTGCTGGTAGCCAATAAACAATAGATATGTAAATCACCTTGCAGAGTAACTGTACATGGATCGGACTTGGACCTCGGTTCCCACGTAACTAGTCGCAAGCGAGGTGGCGTCGCGGCTGCGTTGGGACTGGTCTCCGGGTCCAGACatcgagggggcggggcggggcggggtggggaagGGCCCTTTCCTGGAGTCTCTAGAAAGGCGCCTTAGACAGGCAAAGACTATTTCTGGGTGTAATAATTACCTGAGCTCCTTGCTTTCACTACGGAGAACTCTGAAGCCTTggagttttttttccctttgtgtaAAGAGTAGAATGGAGTAACGGAAAGATGAGATATGAAAAACCAGATTTAGGTGACCGAAGATAACAGAGATTTATAGTTAATAGAGTTAATGTTTTTTACATGTTAGTTTGTCTTCATATTAAACCGGCCCTCTTTGATAAATAGCTGACACTTAGAGcattatgtgccagatactgtggcACGCACTTTTACGCAATATTACTCCATTTAGTCCccacaatcctatgaggtagattCTGTTGTTAACCCCATTTTGCAGCTGAGAAAAGTGAGTCCTCAGGTGGTTAAATATCacgcccaagatcacaaagcttgTTAGGTGACAACTAGGTTTAAACCTAGGCAGTCTGAGTCTGAGCTTCACTTTTAAACATAAGTCCTACCTCACATTGTTGCTCCTTGGAATGCAAGTTAGCAAGTTAACTAAGAACAAtatgctaaatgttctgaagtgTTCAGTTACCGTGTAGCATTAAAACAAACTCACTGTGTTGTAACCTGTTGATTCCTATAGCAAACACATTAGTCAACTCTGGTATATCTTAACCTTTTGAGATAGAAATCTGTTGGCTGGAAGGATAGAAGTGTTGTTGCCTTTGCTGTAACTGAAAGAGTCCAGATATGATAATTATAGATAGAATATGGGGAACTGTATCATTTGGAGAGTTAAATGTCTGGTTTGCATTTAGGTTATTAAGCTTTGATTCTAATAAAGGAGGTCTTTGCTTTATAATCTGAATACTCTGGAAGGAGACTTGAGGGGTGCTTAGGACAACTGTTGTAAATTCCCTACTCACTGCTCTCCTCCCTTTCAGGTTCACCTTCTTCATTTTGTTTCCCCACGCTTTGATTCACAGTGCTACACTTAGCCTCATGTCTGTGACACTTTGCTTTTACTTTAAATTGCTGGCTCAAGtattagcaaaataaaatatcCCTGTCACTGTAGGTTAGCTGTAGCATAAGATTGGCTATGTTATTTTTTGTCATAGGGAGGTAGCAGAACATAGGGATAAGATGCTTGGCACCTGGAATCTGGCAGTTTGAATTTGAATTCTAGAGCAGCAAGATAATAATAGTtgctacctcatagggttattggaATGATGATTTCATGAGCTAATGTCTGGCCCAAAGTAAATGCTCAATATATTTATGATATTGTTATCATATATGTGATCATGTATTTTGGGAACTTGAAGGGACataatcacatttttatttatttatttattttatttatttatttttttcccccaaagccccagtagatagttgtatgtcatagctgcacatccttctagttgctgtatgtgggacgcagcctcagcatggccagagaagcggtgcgtcggtgtgcacctgggatccaaacctgggccgccagcagcggagcgcgctcacttaaccgctaagcctcggggctggccccacattttaatttttattataaatttatgttttatttccaaGACAGACTTGAAAGTGGGGATATTTGGGGCCAAGTAAGACTGAGCAGTGGAGACTGAGGAGTAAGGAGCAGGAGAACTTGGGTGGTGCCTCTGAATGTCCGTCTTGTTTTTCCCATCAAGCTGCCAACATAGCTGTGGCCTCCTTCATTCTAGCACTGGCCTAATTGGGATTGTTCTCTTCCTTTGGTAATACAACATCTCAAAAGCTGACTTAGACCTAATTTTAAGTGTCTTTGTTCTTAATCCAAAGTATTgttcataaaaacaaaagaaaacaaaaacgtcCACACCATCTTCCTCATAGATCAAAGATGTCCTCAAGACATCTAAAACAGTGAACACAATTCTTGGTGCATTGAAAATgcttaatcaatatttgttgattatGTTGATAAAATGACCCCTCTTTGTTTTCATGCTTGGAAAAGGTCAGCAGAATAGACTAGTTTGAGGATCTGAGTCTAATCGTTTGACCAGGTCACAATTCCCCAAATGCATAGATGAGCCCATTTCACACCTAATCCGTGAATTCTGCCATGTTAGCATTGGTCATACCTTGACTTGGGTAGTATTTCCAATTAGTGGCTCTACGTTAAAAGAAACAGACATAAATGTGGAGAAAATAGACAATATTAAGAGAAataacccccacccccaaattaagtaagggaaaataaaaaagattctctgaggaagatttggATAATCTGGTTGGAGATGGATGATGACCAACTGGTTTTCTCCACTGAGTTCATGAAAAAGGGAAATAACTAATAATTAGATTCAGAGAAACTCTCAACAATGAAGGTGTAAAGCAACTGCAATAAGTTTCTTGGGAAATTAAAGAAATTCTGCCATCAAAGATCCCAAATAGTATCCTTTTTATCtcctgcttcatttctttttgttattttcctttttttaaatcttctattcTCTTATGGCATTATGTTGTGTTTGTGTTGGTGTATTTTCTAGGTTggtctttatcttctttttttttttttgtgaggaagaccagccctaagctaacatccaatgccaatcttcctcttttttttttgctgaggaagactggccctgggctaacatccatgcccatcttcctccactttatatgggatgccgccaccgcatggcttgacaagcggtgtgttggtgcatgcccgggatctgaacctgtgaaccctgggccgctgcagcgagcgtgcgcacttaaccgctgcgccaccaggctggcccccagtctTTATCTTCTAAaggattttacttttatttgtaacttctcctGAATGTGTCAcctttttttctgagtttttttctaattttgatgcTTATTGTTCTTTCATGTCTTGGATTATTTTCTTAGCTTTTTTTGAAACCATGGATTACAGTTTTAATCTGTTTTGTGGACATGTCTGTGTTAGTTTAGGTTCTTGGCGAAGCAGACATTAAGATGGGATTCGATTTGTAAGACACGTATTGGGCGAAATGCCTGTGAGGGGGAAAGAGAGGGGGAGAAGAAGAGATAGGAAGAGCTGTCAGACTGTGAAGCAGGTCTGACCTCTGTGAAAGACAGAGGGAACGAAAACACGTTGGATAGGCACAGTTCTAAAAAAGTTTCAACCAGGCTGATGGAGAGTCTTTGAGCCCAAGGTGGCTGTTGGAGGAGTCTTGCATCTCTTGGAAATGGGCCTGACTTAGTATCTCTGCTGCACTCAGTCATCTTTTAAGAGCAGCCCATGGGAGGCAGAGCAGATTCACCAGTGTGGCAGTTAGGGCCATTGGTCAGTTATGATCCCCCCAGCAGGAGATCTGAATAGTGCATTTTCATAGCTGCCCTAAAGCCACACAAATCTACTTCTCCAGATAGGTTCAAGGGACAATTCCTTCAAGCTTCATATGGGCTTCTGTTCCTGAAGGGAAATATAGAAGAAGGAGGTTAGTGGGACAAACTATAGCCACTGTCACTGCATTTGATCCCAGGGCTGTAACTGGCACCCATCCTCTCCCTCCTTTACTATCCATTCTAATTTCCTCTTACCCTCAGCTATCATGTCATTATGTCTTAGTGACTTATCTGGTGTTGTGACCCAAACCTTCCTTCTTGAGGGGTCTAAACCCTTGATAGTCATATCTTTCTCTGGCTAAGGTTGCTACAAATGTACATTCACAGTTACAGTGGAGCATGGGAATTCCAGGAAGCACCCAAGTAGATCACTTGGGTTCCACATGAATTCCTCTCTGCCCCCATTGTGTAAAAGCAGCCTGCCTCCTCCTGCTGATTAGGGTTACTTAGCCCTGACATATGGTAACTCCTCTTTTCATCTGCTGGTCCCTAGACCCAAGAAATCCAAAGTGTCCTGGCAGCAGTTATAGACTGTAGTTCAATGGGAGCCTTGATATGTCACCTGGCAAGAGAGCATCCCCTTTGGGGACCTAGACCTTTGACTCAGCAGAGCCCAGAGTTACAGAGATGAAAGCACAGATTTTTCCAGTGGGTCAATGGTAGTGACGGTAAGTGGAGCCATTCCTGCCTCTACTCTTTGGTTGCTGAGTCATGTATTCTTCCTATTGGGGACACAGTACTATTCAGAGGTCTCTGGTTTAATAAATACACTGCATCCTGAAATGTGGTACTCCTTCCTTTCAGAATGTTGCCTCTGAGCTGTTGCTTCAGCTGTGTCTTCAGAAAGCcagtctgtctctctccctacctccctttgtccctccctcctttctttccctccttctccacctcctcctcctccttcttctccttattttctctttctctctctctctgagctggagcagcctgctccTTCTCCTTTGTTCTGAAGTAAACACCAATCAACTTTTCCCATTAGTCCTCTACATTCTTCCAGAGGTCATTGATATTATTGATGTACCTTCAACAGAAATTAGGAGAGTGCTTCTGAACTGTGATTAAATAGAATTTGGTAGTTTAGCGATTCTTCTTGGTTATACCCTCTGTGACTTTGATTTTACTTATCAAGCCAGCAGAGCCATCTGGTGATGACCTGCACTACCTTTTCATCTTACGTTGTTTGCTTTTTATCTTTCCCAGATTTGATAAATGATTGTCCTCACCTGATCCACTGATGCAGCCACACAGGAGGTCCCAAGCCATAGTCTTGGTGCCAAAGGCAAGGCCATTCTTTCCCCTGTAATGTTCCTGGTTATGATGGTGATGAAAGTGGGTTCTCACTGGGGGTAGTTAACTGCTGCAATAGAAGGATTTTCTCTTCTTAGTTAAAATATAGCTCTCAGAGCTAGTTGGGGAAATATCCAATCCTCATTTCTAAGGCCCAGAGATACTGATATCCCTGGTTATCACTTGTGATAAATAGGCAGCATCCTCATTCACACCCTCCTTCACAGATTTACAGTTCAATATTTGGCCTATGCTGTATAATTATTGTCACAAGCAAGGTATGTGGGGACAAAATTTAGAGACTGCAGGCaggtgtctgttttgttcaccacaATACACACAGCACTTTGCACAGTGCTTATCACATCAAAGGCACTCAGAGATGtcagttaaataaatattagtgacCTAAGAATGTCTCTCTATTGTTTTCATAAGAATAAAAAGTTAACTGGACACAGTATCCTTTGTTTCTTGGTGTCCAGAGGgtagtttttagttttttagtGGAATGCCCTGGACTACTGTTGTCTGTATTCTACTCCTAGTGGCCTGCTCTTCGTACTTAGGAACTTTCAGAATGCCTTCTCTTTTGTTATGtcttagacatttttcaaaaggcaATGTTTTTGTGTTGCTTCTGCTTATGGTGGGACTCTGTGATCTCTATCTAATTCTAAAAACAGCTCCCCTCCCTTTGCCAAAGAATGTTTCTTCTATCTTTGATTACTGATTCTGTgtctttttctgttcattttaccATCTCAGTATATTTTAGGTCGATTCTCTGTGAATCAAGTGAGATGCATTATCCTTTTTTCCCTCTGTAATTAAAGACAGTGTCATTATCAACTGAATTAGAAACTCGTTCTAATGTTTAGATATTTAGGTTCCTGGTATTTGACTGAGCTTTGTAAACTGTACTTTGTACAGTGTAGAAATGGGGAgttacaaaaatattaatatattccaAAATAGAGATTTTGTGCTTTTTCAGGTTAGTAGGTCCTGTTAATAAATTAGAGGACCACATTAGATATTCAACAAGTAGGCGTTGTGCATTTCTACTTGTTGGACTTCTGTGTTGCTGGAATGCAATTAAACCTGACCCTGGTCAGGGTGATAGTTGTCCGAGAGCAGAGTGGATTTTACTCCCAGGAAAATTCTCTGAGAATGACAAAGACTCACTAGATTGACCAAGTTGAGTAAGAATAGGTTGCCATACATCTCTCTTATGGCTTTCAAGGATTCAGCAGGCCATTTTGGCCAAGAACTATGAGAAGAAAGgatgtgtgttttattttgagtAATAATTCAAGGTTAAATGTAAACCCCTTAGGTTCAGGATTTCAAAGTATAGGCAATACTGAGAGAAAATAGTTATGATACATACACCCACTTGATCAATGccacatttacatttatttctgtcAATTAGCTAAGCAGGGAGCTAGCAAATACATAGGGTAGGACACAAGGGACAGACACACACCAACCTACAGGAACAATCAGTGGCTCAGAGCCAGACTGTCACTGATGCCCAGCTAATGCATCAGTGACCTCCACCTCAAagattttctttctgattttgtaCAAGTAGGCTGGAGACTCCTCAAAGACTGGGGGTTATGCTCTGCTGAAAACCCAATTCAACTTTCCCCATTAGAAGTGCAGGGAGATTTGTATTCAGTGCTCAAAGTTCAAGGAGGGTATGGCTGCCCAGGCTTTTATGCTTAGACTCTTACCAGGAGTTGAGGGTTACTGCAGCCAAGAGCCTGAGCCTAGATCTTCATCAGTTCTTCCACAGACTTCctctcaaaaacaaacaacatgTATATGTTACTCAATTTTCAGATATAAATATGTTTTCTACTTTAAAATTTCTCTCAAAAATAACAAGTTTATGGGGCCGGtgcagtggtgcagtggttgagttcgcacactccgcttcggaggcccggggtttgcgggtttggatgccaggtgcagaccaacacaccgctcatcaagccatactgtggtggcatcccacatacaaaatagaggaagactggcacagatgttagctcagggacaatcttcctcaagcaaaaagagaaagattggcaacagatgttagctcaaggccagtcttcctcaccaaagaaaaaaaaataacgtcTATAACAAGATTTACATAAACATATTTATGAGATTTCTTAAGAACAACATGTGTATAATTTGACAAAGCAAGGTGAAAACCCTCTGTCAAAACAGATTCGCTTCAGTGGGGGATGAGGCATCTTTTAAAAGTACTTTAACAAATCACAACAGATGTCCAGTATTAGTTGACTGGCATCCCTCTGATTTGTCCCATGAATCTTAGAGCTATAAACAGTCTCCTATCATTACTCAATCTTTCCATCAACGGAGGACCACACCTGGGCTGGCCAGATTCCTTTGAGGGAACTGAGTGTCCATCCCTGGCTCCCTGTCATCGCCTAAAGGAAACCTGGCTGATGGAATGTGAGTGGCTTAGAGCAGAGCCTCACCAATGGGAGAAAAAGAATGCAAAGAGTATTCCCTTCCCATGGAGCCTGCAGCAACATCTCTACCCTGGAGGACACCACTTACTGAGTCAGGCTGGGCTGTCAGCTCTGAAATCTGGCAGAAACTGAAAATACTATTTGTATAAAGTGGGTAAAGGCAAATCCTGGAACAGTACATCCATTTTGTTTTATGTTCACCTTGAGAGAAGTTTTAGAAGAGTGAAACTGTACGTAGGTGAAGTCAAGCGAGCACGTCATGAGACTGGGGTTGTTCTTGCTCCTCCTGCACTgtcattttttcatctgtaaagtagcAGCAGCCTTTAGGCTGGCCCAGCTATCCTCCCATGCATTGATCAATAAGGGTCTTCGGTTAGAAGAGCATGCACTTTTGTTTTTCCAGCTATGTTGTTAACACTCTAAACTGAAACAAAGAACAAGAACTTTAATGAGAACAAGTCCCCACCCTGGTAATCACATATACTTAAACAACTTATTGGAAAAGTTCACCATCACTGAGGGCAAAATTTCAAGCACAGTTATCAGCTCTCAGGCTGCTGTCCTGAGTGtggaaaataattgaaatactCAGCAATAAGAGAAAGGATAATTAAGTGATGGCACATCTCTAGGATGGAAAACTATCCTGCCACTATAAATTACACCCTAGGAGAGAGTTTCTGGGAATGGGAAACATTCCCTTTACATTGTTGAGCAAAAAAAGTAGATCATAAGATGATGTATAAGatcacatattttaattttaaatataagcaGAAAAAATACTGGTTGgaaatttataaatatgaagAGAATTTATCTTTGGTTAGTCAGATTACAgctatctttttgttatttttttcctgttttctaacATTTCTGTATTGAATATGTGTCACTTCTgtcataagaaaaaataaaaatgttctttaaaatacTGGCTCCTTAAATCAGACATTCTGAGGTCTTTTCCAGCCCCATAAGACCCCGCTTCCTGCTGCAGTGGGGACCACACACTCACCTAGAATTTTGGACTCCTCCTCCAGGTGGGGTGATACTGATGGAGGAATGTTTGGAATCCTAGGGTTTGCTCAGAGAATTCTTGACTGACTTTTATGGGGTAAGTCCACTTCTTTTCTCCAAGCACCTCTCAAGAAAAATACTTCATTCTCTGCATAACtggaattttctttctgttgtctTTCAGAAGGCTAATTAGTAATACATACCACCCAGGGAAACTCTACTTTTGATAtaagaatatttttctaaaagatgAATCATCATTGACTTCTCCCTTGGTCTCTTGCCACTCTTTCTTATGAAGGCAAAGCTTGATGTCAGGAAGAACATGTGAGTTTAGTATGAGGACAGACAGAGTATCATTAAAAGCCCTGATGTTTTTAAGCTGTGGCAAAACATGAGGAAACAGCAAAGAACTCCAACTGGAGCTGGAGTTGGAGTATTGACTGGCAATACTGCTGCTGTACATTCTGGAAGGGACAGCAGGTCTTCTCAGCACATTTATCTACATAGATAACACTGTTATCAGGGTAATCTTCggaagaagaataaaattacatgtatgtgtacatatatgagtatgtgtgtatgtacccGTCATGGAGGTGGTGTGTGAAATGGGTGGTGAATGTGTGTGTCTCTCTGCTATAGATGTCTGTGTACAAGAAACCCAAGAATTAGGTAGAGAGAGATGCTCTCTGCTGGGAGCAAGGGAGAGGGAGTTTGCTGACCTTGACTGACCTCTTTGTCGGTCCTAGAGATTCCAGTCTAGCCCATGGGGACACAGTGTTTCGCTGTGGTTGGCATGGTGCTTCCTAACTTTTCCCAGTCCCAGTTCCCTTCCTAAGTCACTCCTGAGACTGGCTTGTAGTCATTACCTCCCAGCTAACTCAGCTCTCTCTCCTGTCCTGTGGTTCTTATTCCATCCTTCCTCATTTCAAGTTCATTCAGAAATCACATTCGTCTTCTGTTCCCTTATAGTCCTCTCTGGCTCCTGGCTGGGGGTTCGTACCTTTTAAAAATGACCAATATTGTTTCCTTTTCCTGATCCCGATGTTCCCTCTATGGAGCCACTCTCTAGCTTTATTCCAGCTCTTGATACAATGTGGTTTGAACTCAAAATGCTTTTGGTCCTGGTTGGTAAGGATCttgggaaaagggaaaagaaatggtcataggaagaaaggaaagtatTGATGGCTGAAAGCAGAGGAGGCTAAAGGGGACTCCAAGGGCTCCTGGGATGGGAGGAGGCAAGAAGTGCGTGACTCACTCTTGCTTGAAATCTCCCAACCTCTGCTCATTATCTCCAATGCTGATAGCATCAGCGACTCAGAAATATATGGAGAGTCTAATGTACTTCTCCTCAAGCCTCCTTTCTATAGTCATACAAACCCTCTGTACCAGAAATAGCTCTCTAATGTCTATATAATCGTGTCCCTTCCAATTCATCCCTTCCAAAGTCCTGTAATTATAG is from Diceros bicornis minor isolate mBicDic1 chromosome 5, mDicBic1.mat.cur, whole genome shotgun sequence and encodes:
- the METTL17 gene encoding methyltransferase-like protein 17, mitochondrial isoform X1, translating into MATALELKYLQTLGRWRRGLGVLPQSRALAALVPGVSQVDNKSDFLGKRPHRRHPGILQLPRVRLPQALADAAQLLLLERSMPNVEKQVQALTNYLWSRHLPIEPEELQRRAVHLEKKFLENPDSSQTEEKLCGAVLHALRRTTYHWRELSYNEGLSLVYMAARLDGGFAAVSRAFHEIRARIPEFQPQTLMDFGSGTGSVTWAAHSTWGQSLREYMCVDSSAAMLDLAEKLLKGGSESGKPYVPGVFFRQFLPVSPKVQFDVVVSAFSLSELPSKADRTEVVQTLWRKTSHFLILVENGTKAGHCLLMDARDLVLKGKEKSPLDPRPGFVFAPCPHELPCPQLTASTPLACSFSQAYHPIPFSWNKKPKEEKFSMVILARGSPEEANRWPRITQPVLKRPRHVHCHLCCPDGHMQHAVITARRHGRDLYRCARVSSWGDLLPVTTPPELPPSPAKDPPES
- the METTL17 gene encoding methyltransferase-like protein 17, mitochondrial isoform X2, coding for MATALELKYLQTLGRWRRGLGVLPQSRALAALVPGVSQVDNKSDFLGKRPHRRHPGILQLPRVRLPQALADAAQLLLLERSMPNVEKQVQALTNYLWSRHLPIEPEELQRRAVHLEKKFLENPDSSQTEEKLCGAVLHALRRTTYHWRELSYNEGLSLVYMAARLDGGFAAVSRAFHEIRARIPEFQPQTLMDFGSGTGSVTWAAHSTWGQSLREYMCVDSSAAMLDLAEKLLKGGSESGKPYVPGVFFRQFLPVSPKVQFDVVVSAFSLSELPSKADRTEVVQTLWRKTSHFLILVENGTKAGHCLLMDARDLVLKGKEKSPLDPRPGFVFAPCPHELPCPQLTASTPLACSFSQAYHPIPFSWPKEEKFSMVILARGSPEEANRWPRITQPVLKRPRHVHCHLCCPDGHMQHAVITARRHGRDLYRCARVSSWGDLLPVTTPPELPPSPAKDPPES
- the METTL17 gene encoding methyltransferase-like protein 17, mitochondrial isoform X3 is translated as MATALELKYLQTLGRWRRGLGVLPQSRALAALVPGVSQVDNKSDFLGKRPHRRHPGILQLPRVRLPQALADAAQLLLLERSMPNVEKQVQALTNYLWSRHLPIEPEELQRRAVHLEKKFLENPDSSQTEEKLCGAVLHALRRTTYHWRELSYNEGLSLVYMAARLDGGFAAVSRAFHEIRARIPEFQPQTLMDFGSGTGSVTWAAHSTWGQSLREYMCVDSSAAMLDLAEKLLKGGSESGKPYVPGVFFRQFLPVSPKVQFDVVVSAFSLSELPSKADRTEVVQTLWRKTSHFLILVENGTKAGHCLLMDARDLVLKGKEKSPLDPRPGFVFAPCPHELPCPQLTASTPLACSFSQAYHPIPFSWSLYPYLRTRSQRRKSSQW